Proteins from a genomic interval of Solea solea chromosome 10, fSolSol10.1, whole genome shotgun sequence:
- the ubl5 gene encoding ubiquitin-like protein 5, whose product MIEVVCNDRLGKKVRVKCNSEDTIGDLKKLIAAQTGTRHEKIVLKKWYTIFKDHVSLGDYEIHDGMNLELYYQ is encoded by the exons ATGATCGAGGTGGTCTGCAACGATCGTCTGGGCAAGAAAGTCCGGGTCAAGTGCAA CTCTGAGGATACTATTGGAGATCTGAAGAAACTCATTGCTGCCCAGACAGGAACACGGCATGAGAAGATTGTTTTAAAGAAATG GTATACCATATTCAAAGATCACGTGTCTCTGGGTGACT ATGAAATCCATGATGGGATGAACCTGGAACTGTACTACCAGTAG
- the pin1 gene encoding peptidyl-prolyl cis-trans isomerase NIMA-interacting 1, whose protein sequence is MADDEKLPPGWEKRMSRSTGKVYYFNHSTNASQWERPVGDGRGEPDKVRCSHLLVKHNQSRRPSSWREQNITRTKEEALDLIQKYIEQIKSGEEEFEHLASQFSDCSSAKNGGDLGQFGKGQMQKPFEDASFALKVGDMSGPVFTDSGVHIILRTG, encoded by the exons atgGCAGATGATGAAAAGCTACCACCTGGATGGGAGAAAAGAATGAGCCGCAGTACAG GCAAAGTGTACTACTTCAACCACTCCACTAATGCCAGTCAGTGGGAGCGTCCAGTAGGAGACGGCCGCGGAGAACCAGATAAG GTACGCTGCTCCCACCTCCTGGTGAAGCATAATCAGTCACGTCGTCCCTCGTCCTGGCGAGAACAAAATATCACACGAACAAAAGAAGAAGCCTTGGACCTCATTCAGA AGTACATAGAACAGATCAAGTCTGGAGAGGAGGAGTTTGAGCATCTGGCCTCTCAATTCAGTGACTGCAGCTCTGCCAAGAACGGTGGAGATCTGGGACAGTTTGGTAAAG GTCAAATGCAGAAGCCTTTTGAAGACGCCTCCTTTGCTCTCAAGGTGGGCGACATGAGTGGCCCCGTGTTCACGGACTCTGGAGTCCACATCATCTTACGTACTGGCTGA